In the genome of Hyphomonas sp. Mor2, one region contains:
- a CDS encoding DUF4350 domain-containing protein has product MSERLPQQANPFSALTSAIMIGVGLLAFIAIFALLAWSPDLASKNRAGQHPYSSSALGYGGLVKLLEADGQTVTVSRLASSLDYSDGLLILTVPRYGLRRAPEFEPEYVSEPALYVLPKWSGFADREKPSWQKDTELMHRNSAASIARAFDPDLEVWRLRNPGRIRTPFGTQTPKFEHQMQVLESERLEPVIDTPGGILLAKIPDRDVYILSDPDLLNTFGLARLENARMALGLMDWLKYYPEQPITFDATIHGFERSESLLRAIFDVPFLGASMIALATMLLITWGAFIRFGPPTREDRVFAFGKKALAESSAGLISMARREGQMAPGYAQTVQRNLMKRLGLPPRTTPEVFTQTADRIAEQKDLSSSWSEQREQLAAPAAGRNELRDKALALWRWRKEMSDGN; this is encoded by the coding sequence ATGAGCGAACGTCTGCCGCAACAGGCCAATCCGTTTTCAGCGCTCACTTCAGCGATCATGATCGGGGTCGGTTTGCTGGCCTTTATCGCGATATTCGCTCTGCTCGCCTGGTCGCCCGATCTCGCCAGCAAGAATCGCGCGGGCCAGCATCCTTATTCCAGTTCAGCCCTGGGCTATGGCGGCCTGGTAAAGCTGCTTGAAGCGGACGGTCAGACCGTGACGGTCTCCCGCCTGGCAAGCTCTCTCGATTATTCAGATGGGCTCCTGATCCTGACGGTGCCGCGCTACGGCCTGCGCCGCGCGCCCGAGTTTGAGCCGGAATATGTCTCCGAGCCGGCCCTTTACGTCCTGCCCAAATGGTCCGGGTTCGCTGACCGCGAGAAACCGAGCTGGCAGAAAGACACCGAACTCATGCATCGAAACAGCGCCGCCTCGATCGCGCGCGCATTCGATCCGGATCTTGAGGTCTGGCGATTGCGGAATCCAGGCCGGATTCGGACTCCTTTTGGCACCCAGACACCGAAATTCGAACATCAGATGCAAGTCCTGGAATCTGAACGGCTCGAGCCGGTGATTGATACGCCGGGCGGCATATTGCTGGCCAAGATCCCGGACCGGGATGTCTACATTCTGAGCGATCCGGATCTGCTTAACACGTTCGGCCTAGCCCGGTTAGAGAATGCCCGCATGGCCCTCGGCCTGATGGACTGGCTGAAATACTATCCGGAACAGCCGATTACGTTCGATGCGACCATCCATGGCTTTGAGCGCTCCGAAAGCCTGCTGCGGGCCATCTTCGACGTGCCCTTCCTGGGGGCAAGCATGATCGCGCTGGCCACCATGCTGCTGATCACCTGGGGCGCCTTTATCCGGTTCGGCCCGCCGACGCGCGAGGATCGCGTCTTCGCCTTTGGCAAGAAAGCCCTGGCCGAAAGCTCTGCCGGCCTGATCTCGATGGCGCGGCGCGAAGGCCAGATGGCCCCGGGTTACGCGCAAACGGTGCAGCGCAACCTGATGAAGCGCCTCGGCCTTCCGCCTCGCACGACACCAGAGGTGTTTACCCAAACGGCGGACCGGATCGCGGAACAGAAAGATCTTTCCAGCAGCTGGAGTGAGCAACGCGAACAGCTTGCGGCGCCAGCGGCAGGACGCAATGAATTACGAGACAAGGCCCTCGCCCTTTGGCGCTGGCGCAAGGAGATGAGCGATGGAAATTAG
- a CDS encoding DUF1330 domain-containing protein yields MPAFQPTADQFRAFRDDPHDGPVSQVNLLKFRVKAEYAEGDPEHGEECSGETAYIRYSEAFTKAAAEVGGTTSLLATTERYFIGGGNWDGILVNTFPSRQAFIATLNHPEYKSMSRHRDAGLLCQELIVTRPLWLHGDPT; encoded by the coding sequence ATGCCCGCCTTCCAACCGACCGCTGACCAGTTCCGCGCCTTTCGAGACGATCCACATGATGGCCCGGTGAGCCAGGTCAATCTGCTGAAATTCAGGGTCAAAGCCGAATATGCAGAGGGCGATCCGGAACATGGCGAGGAGTGCTCTGGCGAGACCGCTTACATCCGCTATTCCGAAGCCTTCACCAAAGCTGCTGCAGAGGTCGGCGGCACGACCAGCCTGCTCGCCACGACCGAGCGTTACTTCATTGGCGGCGGCAATTGGGATGGCATCCTGGTCAACACGTTCCCGTCCCGCCAGGCCTTTATCGCGACGCTCAATCATCCCGAATACAAGTCCATGTCGCGACATCGTGATGCCGGGCTGTTGTGTCAGGAATTGATTGTCACCCGGCCATTGTGGTTACACGGGGATCCAACATGA
- a CDS encoding GAF domain-containing protein — translation MDRAGQYQDLQAEIEAVVAGESYVPARYASAACLLSQAFSPRFFWTGFYVVDPLKPTELVVGPYQGTLGCLRIPFGKGVCGACAEQQQSIIVPDVHAFPGHIACDSRTNSEIVVPVFDANGQLAAVLDVDSEQPDAFDEIDRSGLEAICRYLLTA, via the coding sequence ATGGATCGCGCAGGGCAATATCAAGATTTGCAGGCCGAGATTGAAGCCGTGGTCGCCGGCGAGAGCTATGTCCCGGCGCGATATGCGAGCGCCGCCTGCCTGCTGTCACAGGCCTTCTCCCCGCGCTTTTTCTGGACGGGGTTCTATGTCGTCGATCCGCTAAAACCGACCGAGCTGGTGGTCGGTCCCTATCAAGGAACGCTCGGCTGTCTGCGGATCCCGTTCGGCAAGGGTGTCTGCGGCGCCTGCGCAGAGCAGCAACAGAGCATTATCGTCCCCGATGTGCATGCCTTTCCGGGCCACATTGCCTGCGACAGCCGCACAAATTCCGAGATCGTAGTTCCGGTGTTTGACGCGAATGGCCAGCTCGCTGCCGTCCTCGATGTTGATAGCGAGCAGCCGGACGCGTTCGACGAGATCGACCGATCAGGGCTCGAGGCTATCTGCCGCTACCTGCTCACTGCCTGA
- a CDS encoding carboxylesterase family protein yields the protein MKRLLIIVAVLAALSAAAYYGLIWMITKPAPPLQAGPVITLAQGEIQSGIDPDNAEILQVNGIPFAAPPVGDLRWRAPQPAQAWQDVRDGTVFGAECVQARYGSGEFLSDLLNGLGLNAVERHLATVVLENAEPPKESEDCLFLNVRSANVGNADLQPVMVWIHGGSHQSGAGSQAPYQANQLVENGTVLVTINYRLGVFGYIAHPALSADDPRGVSGNYGLLDQVAALAWIQDNIASFGGDPDNVTIFGESAGAQSVTEIMSTPLSQGLFHKAILQSGASTYNANGLTTAIEGRLTMHEAGLDFFDGLAAADASASDLRAIPAADIIAHIPNKLHLGGYALPTVDGVVIPKLMGQAIADGSIHNVPILAGYNADEGTLFYDSIQRPTVLRPEFPEALEDRLDLLREIYGEEDASDLITLYGLDNPETYQKAETDMLGDDLFGVHMRHLAAANVRQGEPTFLYHFTRVPPSRSQTIGAFHAAEIFFVFDSHVPLQSLSEDDEKLTEAMGLYWTNFAKTGDPNGAGLREWPLYDPASDLWMTFNPSIEVKSGVRAEKLDIMERALRRGVAVAGPQITPPVTEETFAGSGSEQVAADSLEP from the coding sequence ATGAAACGCCTTTTGATCATTGTTGCCGTGCTCGCGGCGCTTTCAGCCGCCGCCTATTACGGCTTGATCTGGATGATCACCAAGCCAGCGCCACCGCTGCAAGCCGGGCCCGTGATCACGCTCGCCCAAGGCGAGATCCAGAGCGGGATCGATCCCGACAATGCCGAGATCCTGCAAGTGAATGGCATTCCGTTCGCCGCACCGCCGGTCGGCGACCTGCGCTGGCGGGCACCGCAACCGGCCCAGGCCTGGCAAGATGTGCGCGATGGGACGGTCTTTGGCGCTGAATGCGTTCAGGCGCGCTATGGCAGCGGCGAGTTTCTGAGTGATCTCCTCAACGGACTCGGCCTCAACGCCGTGGAACGTCATCTTGCAACGGTCGTGCTTGAAAACGCAGAACCTCCCAAAGAAAGCGAAGATTGCCTGTTCCTGAATGTGCGCAGCGCCAATGTCGGCAACGCGGATCTGCAACCGGTCATGGTCTGGATTCATGGCGGCAGCCATCAATCTGGTGCTGGATCGCAGGCCCCGTATCAGGCCAATCAACTGGTCGAGAATGGCACCGTCCTGGTGACCATCAACTATCGGCTCGGAGTCTTCGGATACATCGCTCATCCAGCGCTCAGCGCGGATGATCCGCGCGGCGTGTCCGGCAATTATGGTCTGCTCGATCAAGTCGCAGCGCTCGCCTGGATCCAGGACAATATTGCGTCCTTTGGCGGTGATCCGGACAATGTCACGATCTTTGGCGAGAGTGCGGGGGCCCAATCGGTGACCGAAATCATGTCGACGCCGTTGAGCCAGGGCCTGTTTCACAAGGCGATCCTGCAAAGCGGGGCCTCAACCTATAATGCCAATGGGCTGACCACAGCGATTGAAGGTCGCCTGACCATGCATGAGGCCGGGCTCGATTTCTTTGATGGACTGGCCGCCGCCGATGCGAGCGCCTCAGACCTGCGCGCCATTCCGGCAGCTGACATCATCGCGCATATCCCCAACAAGTTGCACCTTGGCGGCTATGCTCTGCCAACGGTGGATGGCGTAGTCATCCCGAAACTGATGGGCCAGGCGATTGCCGATGGCAGCATCCACAATGTCCCGATCCTGGCTGGGTACAATGCCGACGAAGGCACCCTGTTCTATGACAGCATTCAGAGGCCGACCGTCCTCAGACCAGAATTCCCTGAGGCGCTCGAGGACCGCCTCGATCTTCTGCGGGAGATTTATGGCGAGGAAGACGCTTCAGACCTGATCACGCTGTATGGCCTGGACAATCCGGAAACCTATCAGAAGGCCGAAACCGACATGCTGGGTGACGACCTGTTCGGCGTCCATATGCGCCATCTGGCCGCTGCCAATGTTCGCCAAGGGGAACCGACCTTCCTTTATCATTTCACACGAGTGCCGCCGTCCAGGTCGCAAACGATCGGCGCGTTTCATGCGGCCGAGATTTTCTTCGTGTTCGACTCCCATGTGCCCCTCCAGAGCCTCTCAGAGGACGATGAAAAACTGACAGAAGCCATGGGGCTGTACTGGACTAATTTCGCCAAGACCGGCGACCCGAATGGCGCCGGTCTGCGCGAATGGCCGCTCTATGATCCAGCGTCTGACCTGTGGATGACGTTCAACCCGTCCATCGAAGTGAAGTCCGGTGTTCGGGCCGAGAAGCTCGACATCATGGAACGCGCGCTGCGCCGCGGCGTCGCTGTGGCGGGGCCGCAGATTACGCCGCCCGTAACGGAAGAAACCTTCGCAGGGTCAGGCAGTGAGCAGGTAGCGGCAGATAGCCTCGAGCCCTGA
- a CDS encoding NUDIX hydrolase, with product MIKPWKILESRQTFRDQYLGVRTDRCVRADGHIVPTYHVIQQTPWVTIFPITDAGNIVLIREYRHAAQIILTAVPGGVSDPGETDWEAVGRRELAEETGYQAREMRAIGTCYPNPAVQDNELHYFLALGCTPTARQSLDPNEEIEVFEVPFEQFLAYEDLEQQHALHAAGLFYLERYFLKHPELRPAAS from the coding sequence ATGATCAAGCCCTGGAAGATCCTCGAAAGCAGGCAGACCTTCCGCGACCAGTATCTCGGCGTGCGCACGGACCGCTGCGTCCGCGCGGACGGTCATATCGTGCCGACCTATCATGTCATCCAGCAGACGCCCTGGGTGACCATTTTCCCGATCACGGATGCGGGCAATATCGTCCTCATTCGGGAGTATCGCCACGCCGCGCAGATCATCCTGACCGCAGTGCCCGGCGGGGTCTCTGATCCGGGCGAGACAGATTGGGAGGCCGTCGGGCGGCGCGAGCTGGCCGAGGAAACCGGCTATCAGGCCCGCGAGATGCGCGCCATAGGCACCTGCTATCCGAACCCGGCGGTCCAGGATAATGAGCTGCACTATTTCCTTGCCCTGGGCTGCACACCGACCGCCAGGCAATCGCTCGATCCGAACGAGGAGATTGAAGTCTTTGAGGTGCCGTTCGAGCAATTCCTGGCCTATGAGGACCTGGAACAGCAGCACGCCCTGCATGCGGCTGGCCTGTTCTATCTGGAGCGGTATTTTCTCAAACACCCCGAGCTGCGCCCTGCCGCGTCGTGA
- a CDS encoding YbjN domain-containing protein: protein MRHALYCFALAPLLATASHADETRLVDAFDPKRIVSILQDEGYRSKLSVDEDGKVSIMSGAHGTDFHVYFEACSDGGTKCEILAFRAGFDFDRPPAPAILDEWNLKRWTKSFRDEDGDPFLEYAVNMVHGVSEANFRDTLNWYVRELGEFIDEIGWNDTESQDVEFPPSQPI from the coding sequence ATGAGACACGCTCTTTATTGCTTCGCCCTGGCCCCGCTTCTCGCGACCGCGAGCCACGCCGATGAGACCCGTCTGGTCGACGCGTTCGACCCGAAACGGATCGTTTCCATTCTTCAAGACGAGGGATATCGCAGCAAGCTCAGCGTTGATGAAGACGGAAAAGTCTCGATTATGTCGGGGGCGCATGGCACCGATTTTCACGTCTATTTTGAAGCCTGCTCAGACGGCGGTACAAAGTGTGAGATTCTCGCCTTCCGGGCGGGGTTTGATTTCGACCGTCCGCCCGCGCCGGCGATCCTCGACGAGTGGAACCTGAAGCGATGGACCAAATCGTTTCGCGACGAGGACGGCGATCCGTTTCTCGAATATGCCGTGAATATGGTTCATGGTGTGAGCGAAGCCAATTTTCGCGACACGCTGAACTGGTATGTTCGAGAACTCGGTGAGTTCATCGATGAGATAGGTTGGAACGATACCGAGTCGCAAGACGTCGAATTCCCCCCAAGTCAGCCCATTTAA
- a CDS encoding MoxR family ATPase: MEISAIKQLADQIRSEVGKAVIGQSDTVDLMLTALFSGGHILLEGPPGTAKTLLTQCFAEAIKLDFGRIQFTPDLMPGDVLGTNLFNFSTSEFTLTKGPIFTDILLADEINRTPPKTQAALLEAMQERKVTIDGETHALNDRFTVIATQNPIEQQGTYPLPEAQLDRFLFKHVLAFPSREEELAIVSGHGNRTGMKTAGAFGVESVVTQESLAEAVGSVAQVRVQDDVVEYIVDIVRATRETPALSHGASPRAAAAIAAASRARAALDGRDYVVPDDVKLLSLPALRHRVILSPAAEIEGRTTDDTLLDIIEQTAAPR, from the coding sequence ATGGAAATTAGTGCGATCAAGCAGCTCGCAGATCAGATCAGGAGCGAGGTCGGCAAGGCGGTGATCGGTCAGTCGGACACGGTCGATCTGATGCTGACGGCGCTGTTCTCAGGCGGTCATATCCTGCTTGAAGGCCCACCCGGAACCGCGAAGACGCTTCTCACCCAGTGTTTTGCAGAGGCGATCAAACTCGACTTTGGCCGCATTCAGTTCACCCCGGACCTGATGCCCGGCGACGTGCTCGGCACCAATCTGTTCAATTTCTCGACCAGCGAATTCACCCTCACCAAAGGGCCGATCTTCACCGACATCCTACTGGCCGACGAAATCAACCGGACGCCACCGAAAACGCAAGCCGCTTTGCTGGAAGCCATGCAGGAACGCAAAGTTACGATTGATGGCGAAACGCATGCGCTGAACGATCGCTTCACCGTCATCGCGACCCAGAACCCGATCGAGCAGCAGGGCACCTATCCCCTGCCGGAGGCTCAGCTGGACCGATTCTTGTTCAAACATGTGCTCGCCTTCCCGAGCCGGGAAGAGGAACTCGCCATTGTCTCCGGCCATGGCAACCGGACCGGGATGAAAACCGCCGGCGCGTTCGGCGTCGAGTCCGTGGTCACCCAGGAGTCCTTGGCCGAGGCGGTCGGTTCGGTCGCGCAAGTGCGAGTCCAGGACGACGTGGTGGAGTATATTGTCGACATTGTTCGCGCGACGCGCGAAACGCCTGCCCTTTCGCATGGTGCCAGCCCGCGCGCGGCGGCGGCGATCGCCGCGGCGTCTCGCGCGCGAGCAGCTCTCGACGGGCGCGATTATGTGGTGCCGGATGATGTGAAGCTGTTGTCTCTTCCGGCCCTGCGCCACCGGGTGATCCTGTCTCCGGCAGCCGAGATTGAAGGCCGGACCACGGACGATACCTTGCTCGACATTATCGAGCAGACTGCGGCGCCGCGCTAA
- a CDS encoding RDD family protein — protein sequence MTEAVIPPPNAVEEGKRRRARMRAREAEEKRVRTLVTPEGAALNLKISTFSERFGAFLLDVSLQFLIMFAIIFAIAFVAGAFDFNGWQIAWAVAMVLIFFVRNFYFIFFEIGRKAATPGKRALGLRVADRNGGRLTANAVIARNFMRELEFFLPLSVLFSFGADGVDGWINWLLLIWCAIFVFFPLFNKDKLRIGDLVAGTMVIHAPKVQLLDDIASAGPRSEVSGAIVFTPAQLEVYGIHELHVLEDVLRQSTPEIKRNVANRIATKIGYTPQAGETDLAFLEAFYAGLRRHLEQRMLFGERKEDKYDQR from the coding sequence GTGACTGAGGCTGTCATCCCGCCGCCCAATGCCGTCGAAGAAGGCAAAAGACGCCGCGCCCGGATGCGCGCTCGCGAAGCGGAAGAGAAGCGCGTACGCACGCTGGTCACACCCGAGGGGGCCGCGCTCAATCTCAAGATCTCGACCTTCAGCGAGCGGTTCGGGGCGTTTCTTCTCGATGTCTCGCTTCAATTCCTCATCATGTTCGCGATCATTTTTGCGATCGCTTTTGTAGCCGGTGCGTTCGACTTCAATGGCTGGCAGATTGCCTGGGCCGTGGCGATGGTGCTGATTTTCTTTGTCCGCAACTTCTATTTCATCTTCTTCGAGATCGGACGCAAAGCCGCGACACCGGGCAAGCGCGCACTGGGCCTCCGGGTCGCGGATCGCAATGGCGGGCGCCTGACCGCAAATGCCGTGATTGCCCGCAACTTCATGCGCGAGCTGGAATTCTTCCTGCCGCTATCAGTTCTGTTCAGTTTCGGTGCGGATGGCGTGGACGGCTGGATCAACTGGCTGCTGTTGATCTGGTGCGCGATCTTTGTGTTCTTCCCCTTGTTCAACAAGGACAAGCTGCGCATTGGCGACCTGGTGGCGGGGACGATGGTGATCCATGCGCCGAAAGTGCAATTGCTGGACGATATCGCCTCGGCAGGGCCGAGAAGCGAGGTCTCGGGCGCGATCGTCTTCACCCCGGCGCAGCTCGAGGTGTACGGCATTCATGAACTGCATGTGCTGGAAGACGTGTTGCGCCAGTCGACGCCTGAGATCAAACGCAATGTCGCCAATCGGATCGCGACTAAGATCGGCTATACCCCGCAAGCGGGCGAGACCGATCTCGCGTTTCTGGAAGCGTTCTATGCCGGTCTGCGGCGGCATCTGGAACAGCGCATGCTGTTCGGGGAACGCAAGGAAGACAAGTATGATCAGCGCTAG
- a CDS encoding DUF58 domain-containing protein: MIAPTLRAIWLMLLGLPVLLLIAITAPGLWVISGGWIAVIFGAMLIDIALAPRRGAVSVEVEALSVLYMNSEDEVTLTVTADRGPLPVRVNALLETNAFIAQPNATVLQGWNDRSHPFTRTLRPLRRGQGELRRLWLDWTGPLGLARVKRVEELALEIPVTPNTRWVQEEAVRLYTRDADFGIKMQLERGDGSEFDALREFSTGMDRRAIDWKHSARHRQLLAKEFRTERNHNIVFAFDTGRLMCEPLGGVPKIDRAINAALLLAFVSLRSGDKTALFGFDAKPTVTSNVLSGVGAFPHMQQLASKLDYSVEEANYTLALTSLAARLERRSLIVLFTDFVDTISAELMLENVKRLMDRHLIIFACFEDEQLAEMIEAEPRTADLVSRAVIADGLLKERELVLRRLEHLGVQVVETRPDQFSADLVSRYLDIKRREML, encoded by the coding sequence GTGATCGCCCCGACCCTCCGCGCCATCTGGCTGATGTTACTGGGCCTTCCGGTCCTGCTGCTGATTGCCATTACCGCCCCAGGGCTGTGGGTGATTTCAGGCGGCTGGATCGCCGTCATCTTCGGCGCCATGTTGATCGACATAGCGCTCGCCCCGCGGCGCGGGGCGGTTTCTGTGGAGGTTGAAGCGCTCTCGGTGCTGTATATGAACAGCGAAGATGAGGTCACGCTTACCGTCACGGCGGACCGCGGGCCGCTGCCGGTGCGCGTCAATGCGTTGCTCGAAACCAATGCATTCATCGCGCAGCCAAATGCGACCGTGCTGCAGGGCTGGAATGATCGCAGCCATCCGTTCACGCGCACGCTGAGACCATTGCGCAGAGGGCAGGGGGAATTGCGGCGGCTCTGGCTCGACTGGACGGGGCCGCTGGGCCTCGCCCGGGTCAAGCGGGTCGAGGAGCTGGCACTCGAGATTCCGGTGACGCCGAATACGCGCTGGGTCCAGGAAGAGGCAGTGCGGCTTTACACACGCGACGCCGATTTCGGCATCAAGATGCAGCTGGAACGCGGCGATGGCTCCGAGTTCGATGCCTTGCGCGAATTCTCGACCGGCATGGACCGGCGCGCGATTGACTGGAAACATTCAGCGCGGCACCGGCAACTCCTGGCCAAGGAGTTCCGCACCGAGCGCAACCATAATATCGTCTTTGCCTTTGATACTGGCCGCCTGATGTGCGAGCCCCTGGGCGGCGTGCCGAAGATTGACCGGGCGATCAATGCGGCGCTGCTTCTGGCCTTTGTGTCTCTGCGGTCGGGCGACAAGACGGCGCTGTTCGGGTTTGATGCGAAGCCGACGGTCACCAGCAATGTGCTGAGCGGGGTTGGCGCGTTTCCGCATATGCAGCAATTGGCCTCGAAGCTCGACTATTCGGTCGAGGAGGCCAACTACACGCTGGCCCTGACCTCCCTGGCCGCCCGGCTGGAGCGGCGCAGCCTGATCGTTCTGTTCACCGACTTTGTCGACACGATCTCGGCTGAGCTGATGCTGGAAAATGTCAAACGACTGATGGATCGCCACTTGATCATCTTCGCCTGTTTCGAGGATGAGCAGCTCGCCGAAATGATTGAAGCCGAGCCGCGCACGGCGGATCTTGTCTCACGCGCAGTGATTGCGGACGGTCTTCTGAAAGAACGAGAACTGGTCCTGCGCCGGCTTGAGCATCTCGGTGTACAGGTCGTCGAAACCCGGCCGGACCAGTTCAGCGCCGATCTGGTTTCGCGCTATCTCGATATCAAGCGGAGGGAGATGCTGTGA
- a CDS encoding stage II sporulation protein M has product MSDRVMKSYRFREEREADWKQLEHIIQRAEARGVAGLTDADMERLPGLYRQAVSSLSVARTISLDQNVVGYLETLCARAYFFVYGTRSRMSERIAQFFARDWAAAVSAARGPTLLAFLCLFGGAVLAFFLTLNDNEWYWTFHSGWDSRNPNATYDELRATLYETDRSVVDMLGAFAAQLFSHNSGIAIFAFALGFAFGIPTAVLLIYNGVYLGSFYAVFWQKGLAYELTGWLMIHGVTELFAVILAGAAGFMIGGAVAFPGRKPRMQSMREAGEKAAMVIIGAVIMLFLAALLEGFGRQLINSDTIRYTIAGTSLMLWLAYFYLPRRQAGDRRD; this is encoded by the coding sequence GTGAGCGATCGCGTCATGAAATCCTACCGGTTCCGCGAAGAACGCGAGGCCGACTGGAAGCAGCTCGAACATATCATTCAGCGGGCTGAGGCGCGCGGCGTGGCCGGCCTGACCGATGCCGATATGGAGCGCCTGCCCGGCCTGTACCGGCAAGCGGTGTCCTCACTTTCGGTGGCACGCACCATCTCTCTGGACCAGAACGTGGTCGGGTATCTGGAGACCCTCTGTGCCCGGGCCTATTTCTTCGTCTACGGCACCCGGTCGCGGATGAGCGAGCGGATTGCGCAATTCTTTGCCCGAGACTGGGCCGCCGCCGTCAGCGCCGCGAGAGGGCCAACCTTGCTGGCCTTTCTCTGCCTGTTTGGCGGCGCCGTGCTCGCCTTCTTCCTGACCCTGAATGACAATGAATGGTACTGGACCTTTCATAGTGGCTGGGACTCGCGCAATCCGAACGCCACGTATGACGAGCTGCGTGCGACTCTGTACGAAACCGATCGCAGTGTCGTTGACATGTTGGGCGCGTTCGCAGCGCAGCTCTTCTCGCACAATAGCGGCATTGCCATTTTCGCTTTTGCGCTGGGCTTTGCATTCGGCATCCCGACCGCCGTCCTGCTGATCTATAATGGCGTCTATCTGGGCAGCTTCTATGCCGTATTCTGGCAGAAAGGGCTGGCCTATGAACTGACGGGCTGGCTGATGATTCACGGGGTGACCGAGCTGTTTGCTGTCATCCTTGCTGGTGCGGCCGGGTTCATGATTGGCGGCGCCGTGGCCTTCCCGGGCCGCAAGCCGCGCATGCAATCGATGCGTGAGGCGGGCGAGAAAGCGGCGATGGTGATTATCGGCGCGGTCATCATGTTGTTCCTGGCGGCGCTGCTGGAAGGGTTCGGGCGGCAGCTGATCAATAGCGACACGATCCGTTACACGATTGCCGGGACCAGCCTGATGCTTTGGCTCGCCTATTTCTATTTGCCCCGCCGACAGGCCGGAGATCGCCGTGACTGA